A DNA window from Microcystis aeruginosa NIES-843 contains the following coding sequences:
- a CDS encoding tetratricopeptide repeat protein → MAQSMSPRQWVQEGIDAYQAGNYQEAVKIWKKALSASSEPQEKQIILENLATAYQKLNQNEQVFETLEKLEKYAIETGNKGKLSQLLTQKAQIYLNIGQPQTAIALLCASTDEKTCQPNTALAISRQIEDTSIERSALGILAEAYRFSGKYDQSIQTLETALSLPSTEAQTSLKQSLGNSYTARGQLSQLRAKSAEKQDHNRSNTFQKQAISDYQQATKNFHANLNGSEDPLTKLENLLNLIRLSYYSQNFQIISPQQRQNDLQQALILLPMVPQNVTTVYASIDLASLPAFSLALSTPLTQCPTQWQLSDYQRLSILDNALTIAKNLNNPRVESFALGAIGHFYECLGRTKEALTLTQKAILVANQDLNTKDGLYLLEWQKGRIFQAKGQFNLAVNAYQNAYNTLENIRSDLLTTEKDVQLDFRDSIEPIYRQLAQLKLQLADSQSLSSIQQKQELKEVLALRYPLC, encoded by the coding sequence ATGGCTCAATCGATGAGTCCTCGTCAATGGGTACAAGAGGGAATTGACGCTTATCAAGCAGGAAACTATCAAGAAGCGGTAAAAATCTGGAAAAAAGCTTTATCTGCTTCCTCAGAACCCCAAGAAAAGCAAATTATCCTTGAAAACTTAGCAACAGCTTATCAAAAATTAAATCAAAATGAGCAAGTCTTTGAAACCTTAGAAAAGTTAGAAAAATATGCCATTGAAACAGGAAATAAAGGGAAATTAAGTCAATTATTAACCCAAAAAGCGCAAATTTATCTTAATATTGGTCAACCACAAACAGCGATCGCTCTTTTATGTGCTTCAACCGATGAAAAAACCTGTCAACCTAATACCGCCTTAGCTATCAGTCGTCAGATAGAGGATACAAGCATAGAACGTTCAGCATTAGGAATTTTAGCAGAAGCTTACCGTTTTAGCGGAAAATATGACCAAAGTATTCAAACCCTAGAAACCGCTCTATCTTTACCCTCTACAGAAGCTCAAACATCCTTAAAACAAAGCTTAGGCAATTCTTATACAGCTAGAGGTCAATTATCCCAATTACGGGCAAAATCTGCTGAAAAACAAGATCATAACCGCTCCAATACTTTTCAAAAACAAGCGATCTCCGACTATCAACAAGCTACCAAAAATTTCCATGCTAACTTAAATGGATCAGAAGATCCTTTAACAAAACTAGAGAATTTATTAAATTTAATTCGTTTATCCTATTATTCTCAAAATTTTCAGATAATTTCTCCCCAACAACGGCAAAATGATTTACAACAGGCGTTAATCTTGCTCCCTATGGTCCCTCAAAATGTAACAACGGTTTACGCTAGTATTGACTTAGCGAGTCTACCCGCCTTTTCTTTAGCCTTAAGTACCCCTTTAACCCAATGTCCGACGCAATGGCAACTATCTGACTATCAAAGATTATCCATTCTCGATAATGCTTTAACAATTGCTAAAAATCTTAATAATCCTCGTGTAGAGTCTTTTGCATTAGGCGCAATCGGTCATTTTTATGAATGTCTTGGCAGAACAAAAGAAGCCTTAACCCTAACACAGAAAGCGATTTTAGTGGCTAATCAAGATTTAAACACAAAAGATGGCTTATATCTTTTGGAATGGCAAAAAGGGCGTATTTTTCAAGCAAAAGGACAATTCAACCTCGCCGTTAACGCCTATCAAAACGCCTATAATACTCTTGAAAATATCCGTAGTGACTTATTAACGACTGAAAAAGACGTACAATTGGACTTTCGTGATAGTATTGAACCTATTTATCGTCAACTTGCTCAATTAAAGCTACAATTAGCTGATTCTCAAAGTTTATCATCTATACAACAAAAACAAGAATTAAAAGAAGTCCTGGCTCTTCGTTACCCTTTATGCTAA